The following are encoded in a window of Cryobacterium sp. CG_9.6 genomic DNA:
- a CDS encoding CoA-binding protein yields MPTDSPLAKLLKSQRTWEGPDAKERLKILRGAKSVAIVGASANPARSSYFVGTYLKQSTGYRVYFVNPNADTILGEKAYPSLASLPEVPDIVDVFRRASDIPAVIEEVLAIGAKTVWVQLGIWNQEAAEYGESQGLTVVMDRCMKIEHARFHGGLHLLGFDTGQITARKTIR; encoded by the coding sequence GTGCCCACGGACTCGCCGCTTGCGAAGCTCTTGAAGTCGCAGCGCACCTGGGAGGGCCCGGACGCCAAGGAGCGCCTCAAAATTCTGCGCGGCGCCAAGTCCGTCGCCATCGTCGGTGCGTCGGCGAACCCGGCCCGCTCCAGCTATTTCGTGGGCACGTACCTCAAGCAGTCCACGGGCTACCGGGTGTATTTCGTGAACCCGAACGCCGACACCATTCTGGGCGAGAAGGCCTACCCCAGCCTCGCGTCGCTCCCTGAGGTTCCCGACATTGTGGACGTGTTTCGCCGGGCCAGTGATATCCCCGCGGTCATCGAGGAGGTTCTCGCCATTGGTGCGAAGACCGTCTGGGTGCAGCTGGGTATCTGGAACCAGGAGGCCGCCGAGTACGGCGAGTCTCAGGGACTCACCGTGGTGATGGATCGCTGCATGAAGATTGAGCATGCCCGGTTCCACGGCGGCCTGCATCTGCTGGGCTTCGACACCGGCCAGATCACGGCACGCAAGACAATCCGGTAA
- a CDS encoding DUF916 domain-containing protein produces the protein MAANTRLWPPLLWKIMRALLTTNRTAAVVPRPSRLRSVARYTAVALVAAAVSLLPITPIAGARAVDNGTIGIRPQFESDFFRVTLAPGSDVAATALVSNKSDVPVTLLNYPADAISTPQGSFALAERTDERTGVGAWVTLPAEEITVQPRSELAVPFRLSVPIGVTPGDYAGGIIIESPPVASTTSGGDVPFQFQVIQRQGVRIYLSVDGTATPALGDGLLTWQRSGSTITFTLPIENTGNITLHPTATLALSSWMGKDTTLSFTTPEILLPGARLDLVATLTDASILHIGNAEATLVSEVGSQTVRTSLVYAPWWVIVLAVLALLAGILGIWRTIASVRRTRRTLPGVSPPGGTRSPSVQPEDVSVASAVAPGPDRPFASG, from the coding sequence GTGGCCGCAAACACGCGTCTGTGGCCACCGCTCCTCTGGAAGATCATGCGCGCTCTCCTCACGACCAACAGGACAGCTGCCGTGGTGCCGCGTCCCTCGCGGCTCCGATCCGTGGCCCGGTACACCGCCGTCGCGCTCGTTGCCGCCGCTGTGAGCCTTTTGCCGATCACCCCCATCGCGGGCGCGCGCGCCGTCGATAACGGCACCATCGGCATCCGTCCTCAGTTTGAATCGGATTTCTTCCGCGTCACGCTCGCTCCGGGCTCCGATGTTGCGGCAACAGCACTCGTGTCTAACAAATCCGACGTCCCCGTGACACTGCTGAACTACCCCGCGGATGCCATCAGCACGCCCCAGGGCAGCTTCGCCCTTGCGGAACGTACCGACGAGCGCACGGGAGTGGGAGCCTGGGTCACCCTTCCAGCCGAAGAAATAACGGTCCAGCCACGTTCGGAGTTGGCCGTCCCCTTCCGGCTCAGCGTGCCGATCGGTGTCACGCCCGGGGACTATGCCGGTGGAATCATCATCGAGAGCCCACCGGTCGCGAGCACCACATCCGGGGGCGATGTCCCGTTCCAATTTCAGGTCATTCAGCGCCAGGGGGTGCGCATCTATCTCAGCGTGGATGGGACCGCCACCCCGGCTCTCGGCGATGGCCTTCTGACGTGGCAACGGTCAGGCTCAACGATCACCTTTACGCTGCCCATCGAGAACACCGGCAACATCACACTGCACCCGACAGCCACGCTCGCACTCAGTAGTTGGATGGGAAAAGACACCACACTGTCCTTCACCACGCCGGAGATCCTCCTGCCCGGGGCGCGTCTCGACCTGGTGGCAACACTGACGGACGCCTCAATCCTGCACATCGGGAACGCCGAAGCAACCCTGGTGTCCGAAGTGGGTTCCCAAACAGTTCGAACCAGCCTCGTCTACGCTCCCTGGTGGGTCATCGTCCTCGCCGTGCTGGCCCTGCTGGCCGGCATCCTGGGCATCTGGCGCACGATCGCTTCTGTCCGACGAACCCGCCGGACTCTGCCCGGGGTCAGCCCACCGGGTGGAACTCGATCCCCCTCGGTGCAGCCTGAAGACGTGTCCGTTGCATCTGCTGTGGCGCCGGGCCCAGATCGTCCGTTCGCATCCGGATGA
- a CDS encoding ice-binding family protein produces the protein MTLREARRHAAHGRRFSARRPARAVGLATVLVLILTVTASPFSARAANDPINLRTAAGFSVLAGASIASTAISTMTGSIGTSPGVSITGFPPGVVSGDIHPGDAVAAVARNDAVFASIDAANRVPTGTIAGDIGGATLFPGVHRSVAALSLSTTLTLDGQGDPQAVFIFQIGAAMGTAAASTVTLINGARAANVFWQVVGAVSLGAASSFSGTILGQGAVSVGANTRVTGRAIALTDAVALNNNTFIFEPVVLLRSAASCSVLAGTFVTNTGATVISGNVGTSPTNSVTGFPPGLLTGVVHAGDATAAQARVDLQRAYDDAGSRDVTHRLAGDLSGRTLTAGVYRADAALTLTDTLIIDGQNNPNGVFIFQLAAGITTAPASEIRLINFAQASQIFWRVSGPVTLGGLSRFTGSILSTESITIGRSAQLLGRALTLSGSVTLNTSSVGVTPTLDLGTASTYALLSNTSVANTGVSVVTGDVGTSPGVAVTGFPPGVVNGTIHVGDAAAAQAVADTRLAYQDALTRAPDAPLAGDLAGQTIRAGVYRSDAAVSNSGAFTLDGQGNPNGVFIFQIEAALSAAAASSMVLTNGAQASRVFWQVLGAATIGAGATFQGTILGDAAISIGAGAVLTGAALTAGGAIALNGTEATVPPPLSGSLSAVTSGFALSDIALTGVNTQFVSATATPWVVADARGTGAEWGMTVSASSPISAPGTVETVARMLPSGSLVLAPGGITAKSGADPALGIITTTLALTSVGQTLIAAPGPHRGTYSFTPSFSVTIPANAYRSNFSGEVDNSPLNPYVSILTITIG, from the coding sequence ATGACTCTCCGCGAGGCGAGACGCCACGCCGCCCACGGGAGACGCTTTTCGGCACGACGACCCGCGCGCGCTGTCGGACTCGCAACCGTTCTTGTCCTGATTCTCACCGTTACGGCATCCCCGTTCTCGGCACGGGCAGCCAACGATCCCATCAACCTGCGCACGGCAGCAGGGTTCTCCGTTCTGGCCGGAGCCTCCATTGCCAGCACGGCAATCAGCACCATGACCGGCAGTATTGGCACAAGCCCGGGCGTCAGCATCACCGGGTTTCCCCCTGGAGTCGTCAGCGGCGACATCCATCCCGGTGACGCCGTCGCCGCCGTGGCTCGTAATGATGCCGTGTTCGCCAGCATTGATGCCGCTAACCGGGTGCCAACAGGGACTATAGCCGGCGACATCGGCGGAGCAACACTGTTTCCTGGTGTCCACCGATCCGTTGCAGCCTTGAGTCTCAGCACAACCCTCACCCTCGATGGGCAGGGCGATCCACAGGCCGTTTTTATTTTTCAGATCGGCGCAGCCATGGGAACCGCTGCGGCCAGTACGGTCACGCTCATCAATGGCGCCCGTGCAGCCAACGTGTTCTGGCAGGTCGTCGGCGCAGTGTCTCTCGGAGCCGCCTCCTCGTTTTCCGGCACGATTCTGGGGCAGGGGGCTGTCAGCGTCGGGGCAAATACCCGCGTCACCGGGCGCGCTATAGCACTGACGGATGCCGTCGCTCTGAACAACAACACCTTTATCTTCGAACCAGTTGTCCTGCTCCGGTCGGCCGCCAGCTGCTCGGTCTTGGCGGGGACGTTTGTCACCAATACGGGCGCCACGGTGATCAGCGGAAACGTGGGGACGAGCCCCACGAACAGCGTCACCGGATTCCCGCCTGGACTGCTGACCGGTGTGGTGCATGCTGGAGACGCCACCGCCGCTCAGGCACGCGTCGACCTGCAGAGGGCGTACGACGATGCGGGTAGCCGCGACGTCACTCACCGGCTGGCCGGCGATCTCTCCGGACGCACACTCACCGCGGGTGTCTACCGGGCTGATGCCGCGCTGACGCTCACAGACACCCTCATCATCGACGGTCAGAACAATCCCAACGGTGTCTTCATCTTTCAACTCGCCGCCGGCATAACGACTGCGCCGGCCAGCGAGATACGCCTGATCAATTTCGCCCAGGCGTCCCAGATTTTTTGGCGTGTCAGCGGGCCGGTCACTCTCGGGGGTCTGTCACGCTTCACCGGTTCCATTCTGAGCACAGAATCAATCACCATTGGACGGTCCGCCCAGCTTCTGGGCCGTGCGCTCACCCTTTCTGGCTCGGTCACCCTGAATACCAGCAGCGTCGGTGTGACTCCCACACTTGATCTCGGCACCGCGAGCACTTACGCCCTCCTCTCCAACACCTCCGTCGCCAACACGGGAGTTTCCGTCGTCACCGGTGATGTGGGCACCAGCCCAGGCGTGGCCGTCACCGGTTTCCCACCCGGAGTAGTGAATGGAACCATTCATGTTGGCGATGCGGCGGCTGCCCAGGCCGTGGCCGACACGCGACTCGCCTACCAGGACGCCCTCACGCGCGCACCGGATGCTCCTCTGGCGGGAGATCTGGCGGGGCAGACCATCCGGGCCGGCGTTTATCGGTCCGACGCCGCGGTCAGCAACAGCGGCGCGTTCACGCTGGACGGACAGGGGAATCCGAACGGGGTCTTCATCTTTCAGATCGAGGCCGCCCTGAGTGCGGCGGCAGCGAGCAGCATGGTGCTGACAAACGGCGCACAGGCGTCTCGGGTCTTCTGGCAGGTCCTCGGCGCGGCCACCATCGGCGCGGGTGCCACCTTCCAGGGCACGATCCTCGGCGACGCGGCCATCTCGATTGGAGCCGGGGCTGTCCTAACCGGGGCGGCGCTCACCGCAGGCGGGGCCATCGCCCTCAACGGCACTGAGGCCACGGTTCCCCCGCCACTGTCTGGTTCCCTCAGCGCGGTGACGAGCGGCTTTGCCCTGTCTGATATCGCTCTCACCGGCGTCAACACCCAGTTTGTCAGCGCCACAGCGACCCCGTGGGTCGTGGCCGATGCCCGTGGGACAGGTGCCGAGTGGGGCATGACGGTGAGTGCGTCCTCCCCCATCAGCGCGCCGGGAACGGTGGAGACCGTTGCGCGCATGTTGCCGAGTGGGAGTCTCGTCCTTGCACCCGGCGGGATCACCGCCAAATCGGGCGCTGACCCGGCTCTGGGGATTATCACGACCACGCTGGCCCTCACGTCCGTGGGCCAGACTCTCATCGCGGCTCCGGGCCCGCATCGGGGAACCTACTCGTTCACTCCGTCCTTCAGTGTCACCATTCCCGCGAATGCGTACCGATCCAATTTTTCTGGTGAGGTCGACAACTCGCCGCTGAATCCCTATGTCTCCATCCTCACGATCACCATCGGGTGA
- a CDS encoding WxL domain-containing protein — translation MLGLVVSPASADIPDDTITVSVTAGLLSASAFAPDAMTDVVLDGTNTNTSTGTAPEWTVTNARGSDAAWSLSASATDFTSAAGSIDTTARVLDIGNLIITPGTVTAGTGSDDAPTTAPVTMSTTAQALVTSATLGKGSYTLTPTFGLSVPANSFRSNFSGVVGSSPINPYISTITFTIA, via the coding sequence ATGCTCGGTCTGGTGGTTTCGCCCGCCTCTGCGGACATTCCTGATGACACCATCACGGTGTCAGTCACTGCCGGGCTCCTCTCGGCTAGCGCTTTCGCACCCGACGCCATGACCGACGTCGTGCTCGACGGCACGAACACCAACACATCCACCGGAACCGCACCCGAGTGGACCGTCACCAACGCACGCGGTAGCGACGCGGCGTGGAGCCTCTCGGCCAGTGCCACGGACTTCACGAGCGCGGCCGGAAGCATCGACACCACCGCCCGCGTGCTGGACATCGGCAACCTCATCATCACGCCGGGAACAGTCACTGCCGGTACCGGTTCGGACGACGCACCGACAACTGCCCCGGTGACCATGAGCACCACGGCGCAGGCACTCGTCACCTCAGCCACCCTCGGCAAGGGCAGCTACACTCTCACTCCCACCTTCGGCCTCAGCGTTCCCGCAAACTCGTTCCGGTCTAACTTCTCGGGCGTTGTCGGAAGCAGCCCCATAAACCCCTACATCTCCACCATCACCTTCACGATCGCTTAA
- a CDS encoding L-serine ammonia-lyase: MTAYVSALDLFSIGIGPSSSHTVGPMRAARIFAERLRDSGLLNNVQRIRCSLFGSLGSTGLGHGTPDAVLAGLAGLRPEVCDPDDVRGAWSQLTDGATLTLLGGRTIPVRQNDITFEPRTRLPGHPNALTISAWGEADTAPLFEQTFYSIGGGFLRQDHDQVGTKPCAVHPLPYTSSAELLALCDEHDIGICEVARQNEEAIHGPEGLTAGLDAIWGAMHECVEAGLGATGTLPGGLKVKRRAASVRMRLEEYECQPQRDRDTSTEWLHAFALAVNEENASGGRVVTAPTNGAAGIIPAVGHYYLRFVPGADAAGIRRYLLTAVAIGSLVKANASISGAEGGCQAEVGSACAMAAGALCAVLGGTPRQVENAAEIAMEHHLGLTCDPVGGLVQVPCIERNAIASSTAVSAARLALHGDGTHLVSLDTVIETMRQTGLDMMTKYKETSEGGLAVNVIEC; the protein is encoded by the coding sequence GTGACAGCGTACGTCTCGGCTCTGGACCTCTTCTCCATTGGGATCGGTCCATCCAGTTCCCACACGGTTGGCCCGATGCGGGCCGCCCGCATCTTTGCCGAGCGCCTCCGGGATTCCGGGCTCCTGAACAACGTGCAGCGCATTCGTTGCTCGCTCTTTGGGTCCCTCGGCTCCACCGGACTCGGCCACGGCACCCCCGACGCGGTCCTTGCCGGCCTGGCCGGACTACGGCCGGAGGTGTGTGATCCCGACGACGTGCGTGGGGCCTGGTCACAGCTCACGGACGGTGCAACGCTCACACTGCTTGGCGGACGCACCATTCCCGTCCGCCAGAATGACATCACCTTCGAACCCCGCACTCGGCTGCCGGGCCATCCCAATGCACTCACGATTTCGGCGTGGGGCGAAGCGGATACAGCGCCCCTGTTCGAGCAGACCTTCTATTCGATCGGTGGCGGCTTCCTCCGCCAGGACCACGATCAGGTGGGCACCAAGCCGTGCGCGGTTCATCCCCTCCCCTACACGTCGAGCGCTGAGCTTCTCGCCCTGTGCGACGAACACGACATTGGTATTTGCGAGGTGGCTCGCCAGAACGAAGAAGCCATCCACGGACCCGAGGGTTTGACGGCCGGGCTCGATGCCATCTGGGGCGCGATGCACGAGTGCGTTGAGGCCGGACTCGGAGCCACCGGCACGCTACCCGGCGGACTCAAGGTCAAGCGGCGTGCGGCATCCGTTCGTATGCGACTTGAGGAATATGAATGTCAGCCGCAGCGTGACCGTGACACCTCGACCGAGTGGCTGCATGCTTTTGCCCTGGCCGTAAACGAGGAGAATGCCTCGGGTGGACGCGTCGTGACGGCACCCACCAATGGCGCAGCCGGCATCATTCCGGCCGTGGGCCACTATTACCTGCGCTTCGTTCCGGGAGCGGATGCCGCGGGCATCCGCCGCTATCTGCTCACCGCCGTGGCCATCGGGTCGCTGGTAAAGGCGAACGCCTCGATTTCCGGTGCCGAGGGCGGCTGTCAAGCCGAGGTGGGATCGGCGTGCGCCATGGCCGCTGGCGCACTCTGTGCCGTGCTGGGCGGGACACCCCGGCAGGTGGAGAACGCAGCCGAAATTGCGATGGAGCACCACCTAGGCCTCACGTGCGATCCCGTGGGCGGACTCGTGCAGGTGCCCTGCATCGAGCGAAATGCCATCGCCTCCTCCACGGCCGTGTCGGCCGCACGATTGGCCCTCCACGGCGACGGAACCCACCTCGTTTCCCTCGATACGGTGATCGAGACCATGCGCCAGACCGGCCTCGACATGATGACGAAGTACAAGGAAACGAGTGAGGGTGGCCTCGCCGTGAACGTCATCGAGTGCTGA
- a CDS encoding LysM domain-containing protein translates to MHTSTHPLRIAVSTGTLLLALTLGLAGCAGTPVPAVTVTYTPTPAATPSPSPTPTPTPTATPEPVAEAPLIPNPEVPNVIPNAEPIPLPQGPAVDLGSTPGARGPAVANSAGALVTYTVVEGDAFFDIAQRFNIPVQLMLTMNPSVPGLGERIYLQQIINLDWTTTR, encoded by the coding sequence TTGCACACGTCAACGCATCCGCTGCGCATTGCGGTTTCGACCGGCACGCTGCTGCTGGCCCTGACGCTCGGTTTGGCGGGGTGCGCAGGCACTCCCGTTCCGGCCGTGACGGTGACCTACACTCCCACGCCTGCCGCCACCCCCAGCCCATCGCCCACACCAACACCAACACCAACCGCCACGCCCGAACCCGTGGCGGAGGCCCCCCTGATTCCCAATCCCGAGGTGCCCAACGTCATCCCGAATGCGGAGCCGATTCCGTTGCCCCAGGGACCAGCGGTTGACCTTGGTTCCACGCCCGGCGCGCGCGGTCCCGCCGTCGCCAACAGCGCGGGAGCACTGGTCACGTACACGGTCGTCGAGGGTGATGCCTTCTTCGACATCGCTCAGCGATTCAACATTCCGGTGCAGCTGATGCTTACCATGAATCCGTCGGTTCCCGGCCTCGGTGAGCGCATCTACCTGCAGCAGATCATCAACCTCGACTGGACGACCACCCGCTAA
- a CDS encoding Gfo/Idh/MocA family oxidoreductase, whose translation MNLTPTRSPLRTAVIGFGLAGRTFHSPFIAANPEFSLDVIVTGAPDRQADARELYPEARIVASTTELFATCADLDLVVIASPPATHAVLAHAALDAGLAVVVDKPFAVTAAEGRELVEKAERLGLALTVFQNRRWDGDFLTLRALLADGALGEVRRFESRFEFWKPTVRASWKRDAAPNDGGGLLYDLGPHLIDQAIVLFGAVESVYAETLTQRAGGVADDDSFVALTHASGVVSHLWMNGLAAQRGARFRVLGSRAGYTSWGLDAQEAALKNGARPTDAAFGVAAESTWGMLGIDGAMAPHPTERGRYDLFYAGLADALLRGAMVPVDPSDAVRVTSIIEAIHAARN comes from the coding sequence ATGAATCTCACCCCCACCCGTTCCCCCCTCCGCACGGCCGTGATCGGGTTCGGTCTGGCAGGGCGCACCTTTCACAGCCCGTTTATCGCGGCGAATCCCGAATTCTCCCTCGATGTGATCGTGACGGGCGCTCCCGACCGCCAAGCGGATGCCCGTGAGCTCTATCCCGAGGCGCGCATTGTGGCCTCCACCACGGAGCTGTTCGCCACGTGCGCCGACCTTGATCTGGTGGTCATCGCCTCCCCACCCGCGACACACGCGGTGCTCGCCCATGCGGCACTGGATGCCGGGCTCGCGGTCGTCGTTGACAAGCCGTTCGCCGTGACCGCGGCCGAGGGGCGTGAGCTGGTGGAGAAGGCCGAACGGCTCGGCCTGGCTCTCACCGTGTTTCAGAACCGGCGGTGGGACGGTGATTTTCTCACCCTGCGAGCGCTCCTTGCCGATGGAGCCCTTGGTGAGGTGCGCCGGTTCGAGTCGCGATTTGAGTTTTGGAAGCCCACCGTGCGGGCATCGTGGAAGCGTGACGCTGCTCCGAACGACGGGGGTGGTCTGCTCTACGATCTCGGTCCGCACCTCATTGATCAGGCGATCGTGCTGTTCGGTGCGGTCGAGAGCGTGTACGCCGAGACGCTCACGCAGCGGGCCGGGGGAGTTGCCGACGACGACTCCTTCGTGGCGCTCACCCACGCATCCGGTGTGGTGTCGCACCTGTGGATGAACGGTCTGGCGGCTCAGCGCGGGGCCCGTTTTCGGGTGCTGGGGTCCCGGGCCGGCTACACGAGCTGGGGACTGGATGCGCAGGAGGCCGCACTCAAGAACGGGGCCCGGCCCACCGATGCCGCATTTGGGGTCGCGGCAGAAAGCACGTGGGGCATGCTCGGCATCGACGGTGCCATGGCGCCGCACCCCACCGAACGGGGTCGATATGACCTGTTTTACGCGGGCCTGGCCGACGCGCTCCTGCGGGGAGCTATGGTTCCCGTCGATCCGAGCGACGCCGTGCGCGTTACCTCGATCATCGAGGCCATTCACGCGGCCCGGAACTAG
- a CDS encoding alpha-galactosidase: MIRHLRAAGTSLVLDASGPGVPVIVYWGADLGAQDAVDLSSLARASMPPVGPSSLDVPVRLSLLPTLAEGWSGRPGLGGFRPSVGQIDLAFECVAVREEAANTVAIDLVDRHASVSVRIDLELTVQGVLRLQHALTNTGETPFELSALDVILPIPDRAQELLDFTGLWSHERRPQRSVLGHGVWSRESRHGRPGHDDSFLTVVGTPGFGFRQGEVWAVHEAWSGDKRVWVERSALGHAAVGAGELLAPGEVSLAGGESYRSPWTIAVYSGAGLDGLSARLHPWIRSWSTVTGPRPVVLNTWEAVYFDHDLETLSRLVTAAASVGVERFVLDDGWFSGRTDDQRALGDWFVDATSWPNGLHPLIERVQSAGLDFGLWVEPEMVNPDSNLARAHPDWLLGSAAAPTWRGQRVLDLGNPEAFAWLFERLTALLSDYPIAYLKWDHNRDLLGGSSHRQTIALYKLLDALRAAQPGLEIESCASGGGRIDLGILGRVDRVWTSDTNDPLERQQIQRYTGVLVPPEYLGSHLGAATAHTTGRASALGFRLATALFGSAGIEWDLTQASEAERDQIRAWITIYKQQRALLHSGTVVHADGSDPAIELHGVVAADQSSAVFAHVALAAPRTALPAQIRFPGLDPARRYQVRPLVVGPLPRTLQTVAPLWLADGVVLSGAILARVGLAAPLLTPEQAILFTVDAV, from the coding sequence ATGATTCGCCATCTTCGTGCCGCCGGCACCTCCCTTGTGCTGGACGCCTCCGGTCCGGGTGTTCCCGTGATCGTGTACTGGGGTGCCGATCTCGGCGCACAGGACGCGGTCGATCTGTCCTCCCTCGCACGCGCGAGCATGCCGCCGGTCGGCCCCAGCTCCCTCGACGTGCCGGTGCGACTGTCACTGCTTCCGACGCTCGCGGAGGGCTGGAGCGGTCGCCCCGGCCTGGGTGGTTTTCGGCCCAGTGTCGGGCAGATAGACCTGGCCTTCGAATGTGTGGCCGTGCGGGAGGAGGCTGCGAACACGGTGGCCATTGACCTGGTTGATCGACACGCATCCGTTTCGGTGCGCATTGATCTGGAACTCACCGTGCAGGGCGTGTTGCGGCTGCAGCACGCCCTGACCAACACGGGGGAGACCCCCTTTGAGCTGTCGGCTCTCGACGTCATTCTGCCGATACCGGATCGTGCCCAGGAGCTCCTGGACTTCACCGGTCTCTGGAGCCATGAACGCCGTCCGCAGCGAAGCGTCCTTGGCCACGGTGTGTGGAGTCGGGAATCCCGCCACGGTCGTCCCGGTCACGACGACTCCTTCCTCACCGTGGTGGGAACCCCCGGGTTCGGCTTTCGGCAGGGTGAGGTGTGGGCCGTACACGAGGCCTGGAGCGGTGACAAACGTGTGTGGGTGGAGCGGAGCGCGCTCGGCCACGCGGCTGTTGGAGCCGGGGAGCTGCTGGCACCGGGCGAGGTCAGTCTGGCTGGTGGAGAAAGCTACCGCAGCCCCTGGACCATTGCCGTGTACTCCGGCGCCGGCCTCGACGGCCTGAGTGCCCGGCTGCACCCGTGGATCAGGTCGTGGTCTACGGTCACCGGTCCGCGTCCGGTCGTGTTGAACACGTGGGAAGCCGTGTACTTTGATCACGACCTCGAGACGCTGTCGCGGCTGGTCACTGCAGCTGCGTCGGTGGGTGTGGAGCGCTTCGTGCTCGACGACGGCTGGTTTTCGGGGCGCACCGACGATCAGCGTGCCCTCGGAGACTGGTTCGTTGATGCCACCTCCTGGCCCAACGGGCTGCATCCGCTTATTGAGAGGGTGCAGTCGGCGGGGCTTGATTTTGGCTTGTGGGTCGAACCCGAGATGGTGAATCCCGACTCCAACCTCGCGCGGGCGCACCCCGACTGGCTGCTCGGCTCGGCGGCCGCGCCCACCTGGCGCGGCCAACGCGTACTGGACCTCGGCAACCCCGAGGCGTTCGCCTGGCTGTTCGAACGCCTCACCGCGCTGCTGAGTGACTATCCCATCGCCTATCTCAAATGGGATCACAACCGTGATCTGCTCGGCGGCTCGTCCCACCGGCAGACCATCGCCCTCTACAAGCTTCTTGATGCTCTGCGTGCTGCACAGCCGGGGCTGGAGATTGAGTCCTGCGCGTCCGGTGGGGGCCGCATTGACCTCGGTATTTTGGGGCGGGTTGACCGGGTGTGGACGAGCGACACCAACGATCCTCTGGAGCGCCAGCAGATCCAGCGCTACACGGGTGTGTTGGTTCCGCCGGAGTATCTGGGCAGTCACCTGGGTGCGGCCACCGCCCACACCACCGGGCGCGCCTCCGCCCTCGGCTTTCGCCTGGCCACGGCTTTGTTTGGCAGCGCGGGTATTGAGTGGGACCTCACTCAGGCGTCCGAAGCCGAACGCGACCAGATTCGCGCGTGGATCACGATCTACAAGCAGCAGCGGGCGCTCCTGCACAGCGGCACGGTCGTGCACGCTGACGGTTCCGATCCCGCGATTGAGCTGCACGGTGTGGTGGCGGCAGACCAATCCTCGGCGGTCTTTGCGCACGTAGCTCTTGCTGCGCCGCGCACCGCGCTTCCCGCCCAGATCCGGTTTCCCGGCCTCGACCCGGCTCGCCGCTACCAGGTGCGACCGCTGGTGGTGGGTCCGCTGCCTCGCACGCTCCAGACCGTGGCACCGCTGTGGCTGGCTGACGGTGTGGTGCTTTCCGGAGCGATCCTCGCCCGGGTGGGGTTAGCTGCGCCGCTCCTGACGCCCGAACAGGCCATTCTCTTCACCGTTGACGCGGTCTGA